The Williamsoniiplasma somnilux genome includes a window with the following:
- a CDS encoding YwaF family protein codes for MNHIPEYIFAISTSVLLIGSLFVFHRFWAKTTKTIWVRLVIFAWILASQIWFYVHEQIFNSSIPETFMYWELCNIVTWSTLFLMIMPSKFQVDIFMPLAIIGPLLTIVVPTEESTAFGFNTFRYYNYYFGHLGALFGYLYIYLFDYTGARLNWQSMRRTTIFSFGLLTFVMVWNMAYLPETSNPLKPLPEEADLASYWGPNYIYRDIIYNLGLGNLSLITQYLLMIFIFGPMVLIWGWTAMFFARPIYANHGTEKLKFNIKEDILSIKTTFTKDNFKMIAEIIKQKIRP; via the coding sequence ATGAATCACATACCAGAATATATTTTTGCAATCTCTACAAGTGTTCTTCTAATCGGATCACTGTTTGTTTTTCATAGATTTTGAGCAAAAACCACAAAAACTATTTGAGTGAGATTAGTTATTTTTGCTTGAATATTAGCATCACAAATTTGATTTTATGTTCACGAACAAATATTCAATAGTTCAATACCCGAAACTTTCATGTACTGAGAGTTATGCAATATTGTTACTTGATCAACATTGTTTTTAATGATCATGCCTTCTAAATTTCAAGTAGACATTTTTATGCCTTTGGCAATTATTGGTCCACTTTTAACAATAGTTGTTCCGACTGAAGAATCAACAGCGTTTGGATTTAACACTTTCAGATACTATAACTATTATTTCGGTCATCTTGGTGCTTTATTTGGATACTTATATATCTACTTATTCGATTACACAGGAGCAAGGTTAAATTGACAATCAATGCGAAGAACAACAATTTTTTCATTTGGATTGCTAACATTTGTTATGGTTTGAAACATGGCTTATTTACCAGAAACATCAAACCCCTTAAAACCATTGCCTGAAGAAGCTGATTTAGCATCATATTGAGGCCCTAATTATATTTACAGAGACATTATTTATAATTTGGGTTTAGGAAATTTAAGTTTAATAACTCAATACTTACTAATGATTTTTATTTTTGGACCAATGGTATTAATTTGAGGTTGAACTGCAATGTTCTTCGCAAGACCCATTTATGCAAATCATGGAACGGAAAAATTAAAATTCAATATTAAAGAAGATATTTTAAGCATCAAAACAACATTTACTAAAGATAATTTTAAAATGATTGCAGAAATAATTAAACAAAAAATTAGACCTTAA